One region of Solea senegalensis isolate Sse05_10M linkage group LG14, IFAPA_SoseM_1, whole genome shotgun sequence genomic DNA includes:
- the niban1a gene encoding protein Niban 1a, with product MGVSASSLLDDNKSNYIKGQAEAELTAFSPYYMKQFSVARFSQVEDELEQQKDTITQLLKQREAPQDGEVLYEEAVLYFDDTRKWKERYVVVRANYCLECHEGLDCFVKGVPPHHKLLPTGGSVLTTEEKYMAMVDKCFPDDTNVKEDFAPPLSGMPGQFPVYLRLPYRRDSYFCFKQQAKQEAFLSILSDCIRHQNQDFLKKKTCEVQAFVKAVQLYRQDKGKYEVWDMLIGSDVRVMANMVMEQLLPTLEKDMLPRLKAKKTERKRVWFATVEAAYILVQEHLLEGLSALKEDCRMSVRNQEVLIHSEMDQILNCRRELEEKVQAKVSESALKLCSESVQPYLASVLEELMEPISSGFQEGQHLSESMMDKCQDVLVGGDNEQLKKALTDMTRPNLLSCYQKIGSLQEKLHHLHDRFGFSNITGVIHSAQLDLQLLMQNAAYTFEQLQHKALQDNPDNPSSALEKAKHRVLKQYDYDSSTVRKRIFQDALVSITLPFIKKRLAPTCKTELQGLEQFIYADYSNFIHVDNVFESILLRTLDKEVTKVVKEAASLKKYNLFTDSRDPVSQSSRSSLSSPSASIPGSPAMALSSPSKTSVESQPTSPLVANDLSSSPQEEEQKEKESSGLKSVEVSASVDTSVIKTPVSEVEQKERAQTVAVGQETAAPEAEGVFHTVKVEAGAESAALANAASSNETPDVSVTAETVIQEAAVSVETPPDEPVTQSTDVVEEVTHLLTDVDVLETDAKTEAPALSPGPAIETEPTSAVGAGSEDSSEGDSGIKVEAPSGGEAPVLTPGDVGLDEASDPNSLSVSMGSESPPSDIESTENIRTTQSSEDEVSTTSDVLQDDADISKSPVSSDGTPEDTNPSDGRPSQTQAEAASDVHVQDDMEAAVSAGVEAADVTAAVSPEAVTEEAASSPGAQPPDSIKDIRDLVVEVIEVEELVQRYPSGIPMEE from the exons ATGGGGGTCTCCGCGTCCAGTCTGCTGGATGACAACAAGTCCAACTATATCAAAG gccaGGCCGAGGCTGAGCTGACGGCGTTCAGTCCGTACTACATGAAGCAGTTCTCTGTGGCGAGGTTCTCCCAGGTAGAAGATgagctggagcagcagaagGACACCATCACGCAGCTTCTCAAACAGAGG GAGGCTCCTCAGGACGGTGAGGTTCTGTACGAGGAGGCCGTCCTTTACTTTGACGACACCAGGAAGTGGAAAGAGCGCTACGTGGTGGTGAGGGCCAACTACTGCCTGGAGTGTCACGAGGGTCTCGAT TGTTTTGTCAAAGGAGTTCCTCCACACCACAAACTTCTGCCCACAGGGGGCAGCGTTCTGACCACAGAGGAGAAGTACATGGCCATGGTGGACAAGTGTTTCCCTGATGACACCA ACGTGAAGGAAGACTTTGCTCCGCCCCTGTCTGGGATGCCGGGTCAGTTTCCCGTCTACTTGCGTCTGCCCTACAGGAGAGACTCCTACTTCTGTTTCAAACAGCAGGCCAAACAGGAGGCCTTCCTCTCCATCCTGTCCGACTGCATCAGACACCAGAACCAAG ACTTCTTGAAGAAGAAGACGTGTGAAGTCCAAGCTTTCGTCAAAGCCGTCCAGCTCTACAGACAGGACAAGGGCAAATACGAGGTCTGGGACATGCTGATAGGAAGTGATGTCAGA GTGATGGCCAACATGGTGATGGAGCAGCTGCTTCCCACGCTGGAGAAAGACATGCTGCCTCGTCTCAAGGCTAAGAAGACGGAGAGGAAGAGAGTTTGGTTTGCT ACGGTGGAGGCGGCGTACATCCTGGTTCAGGAGCATCTGCTGGAGGGACTGTCGGCGCTGAAGGAAGACTGTCGCATGTCAGTCCGGAACCAAGAGGTGTTGATCCACTCCGAAATGGACCAGATCCTCAACTGCAGAagggagctggaggagaaagtgCAAG CTAAAGTATCCGAGTCGGCTCTGAAGCTGTGCTCAGAGTCAGTGCAGCCGTACCTGGCCTCTGTTCTGGAGGAGCTGATGGAGCCGATCAGCTCTGGTTTTCAGGAGGGACAACATCTGAGTGAGAGCATGATGGACAAGTGTCAGGACGTCCTGGTGGGAGGAGACAACGAGCAACTGAAGAAG GCTCTCACGGACATGACGAGACCGAACCTGCTGAGCTGCTACCAGAAGATCGGCTCGCTGCAGGAGAAGCTGCACCACCTGCACGACAGATTCGGTTTCTCCAACATCACAGGAGTCATCCACAGCGCTCAGCTGGACCTGCAGCTG ctgatGCAGAATGCAGCATACACgtttgagcagctgcagcacaagGCCCTGCAGGACAATCCAGACAACCCCAGCTCTGCCCTGGAAAAGGCCAAACACCGAGTGCTCAAG CAATACGACTATGACAGCAGCACGGTGAGGAAGAGGATCTTCCAGGACGCTCTTGTTTCTATCACACTGCCTTTCATCAAGAAGAGACTGGCTCCCACCTGCAAAACT GAGCTCCAGGGTCTGGAGCAGTTCATCTACGCCGACTACTCCAACTTCATCCACGTTGACAACGTTTTTGAGAGCATCCTCCTCCGAACTCTGGACAAGGAGGTCACTAAAG TGGTGAAGGAAGCGGCGAGCTTGAAGAAATACAACTTGTTCACAGACAGCAGGGACCCGGTTAGTCAGTCCAGCCGCTCCAGTCTCTCGTCACCGTCTGCCTCTATACCAGGAAGCCCCGCCATGGCACTTTCCTCTCCCTCTAAAACCTCCGTGGAGTCCCAGCCCACTTCTCCGCTTGTGGCCAATGATCTATCCTCCTCcccacaggaggaggagcagaaggagaaggagagcagTGGTCTTAAATCTGTGGAGGTCAGCGCCTCCgtagacaccagtgtgattaaGACGCCTGTGAGTGAAGTTGAACAAAAAGAGCGCGCGCAGACCGTTGCTGTCGGTCAGGAGACGGCCGCACCTGAAGCAGAGGGCGTCTTCCACACTGTGAAGGTGGAAGCGGGTGCCGAGTCGGCAGCTTTAGCAAATGCGGCCTCTTCAAATGAGACACCAGACGTCAGTGTGACAGCAGAGACTGTGATCCAAGAGGCGGCCGTTTCTGTTGAGACGCCGCCTGACGAACCTGTGACACAGAGCACGGATGTTGTAGAAGAAGTGACACATCTCCTCACGGATGTAGACGTTTTAGAGACGGATGCAAAAACAGAAGCTCCTGCACTGAGTCCTGGTCCTGCCATTGAGACAGAGCCCACATCAGCTGTGGGAGCTGGTTCAGAAGACAGCAGTGAAGGAGACTCAGGAATCAAGGTAGAGGCACCCTCTGGTGGTGAAGCACCAGTACTCACACCTGGAGATGTGGGACTGGATGAAGCCTCAGACCCAAATTCTCTGAGTGTGTCCATGGGCAGTGAATCCCCACCCTCGGACATCGAGTCGACGGAGAACATCAGAACCACGCAAAGCAGCGAGGATGAAGTCTCCACGACATCTGATGTCCTGCAGGACGACGCCGACATCAGCAAATCGCCCGTGAGTTCGGACGGAACACCTGAAGACACAAATCCGAGCGACGGGCGGCCTTCTCAGACCCAGGCGGAGGCTGCCAGTGACGTCCATGTGCAGGACGAcatggaagcagcagtgagtGCAGGTGTAGAGGCAGCAGATGTGACAGCCGCCGTGTCCCCTGAGGCTGTCACAGAGGAGGCCGCGTCCAGCCCTGGAGCCCAGCCACCAGACTCCATCAAGGACATCCGTGACCTGGTGGTGGAGGTGATTGAGGTGGAGGAGCTGGTGCAGCGATACCCCAGCGGGATTCCAATGGAAGAATAA